One genomic region from Agelaius phoeniceus isolate bAgePho1 chromosome 25, bAgePho1.hap1, whole genome shotgun sequence encodes:
- the LOC129130233 gene encoding uncharacterized protein LOC129130233 — protein MEVGSMMASGLLRTEASSLRPPCRNFARGSCRWGQSCRFSHDRESAQVCRYFQRGFCRYGEQCSYQHMQEEPAPVGTQFGLRPHCHCGQEPGTEPTAVDQDQRGAQCTTACSMTCVAFKLPKVEVEVEEKDKKNIPAVGYIPRGAISGEFVPTKARGASGFQPQGPALEPDSSDPKEAVLETAAQADPAKVPAEPGAEAALVTPAVLRARSEAVVCGICMDRVYEKALPEERLFGILPNCSHAYCLGCIRRWRRSRAFQSAVIKACPECRIPSSYYIPHKYWISDVAEKEKLIRAFKARTGKIRCKFFLRGYCPFRSECIYLHELPASWLRRHRQRQLRMPTVFIPSSSESSDEEDEELCTLEWALTLAMLETEFPHSIYGREMLLIDFSDSD, from the exons ATGGAGGTGGGCTCGATGATGGCATCTGGGCTGTTAAGGACCGAGGCGAGCTCTCTGAGACCCCCGTGCAG GAATTTTGCCCGTGGATCCTGCCGGTGGGGCCAGAGCTGCCGCTTCTCACACGACAGAGAGTCAGCCCAGGTCTGCAGGTACTTCCAGCGTGGGTTCTGCCGTTATGGAGAGCAGTGCAG CTACCAGCACATGCAGGAGGAGCCAGCGCCAGTAGGAACCCAATTTGGTCTGAGGCCTCACTGCCACTGTGGCCAGGAGCCTGGCACTGAGCCCACAGCCGTGGACCAGGACCAGAGGGGAGCCCAGTGCACCACGGCCTGCAGCATGACATGTGTGGCCTTCAAGTTGCCCAAAGTGGAGGTAGAAGTGGAAGAGAAAGACAAGAAGAACATCCCAGCAGTTGGTTACATCCCCCGTGGGGCCATCAGTGGAGAATTTGTCCCCACAAAAGCTCGGGGTGCCTCAG GCTTCCAGCCACAAGGGCCAGCACTGGAGCCAGACTCCTCTGACCCCAAAGAGGCAGTTTTGGAGACGGCAGCACAGGCTGACCCTGCaaag gtccctgcagagccaggtgcTGAGGCAGCCCTGGTCACCCCTGCAGTGCTGAGAGCCCGGAGCGAGGCTGTGGTGTGCGGCATCTGCATGGACAGGGTGTACGAGAAGGCGCTGCCCGAGGAGCGGCTCTTCGGGATCCTCCCGAACTGCAGCCACGCCTactgcctgggctgcatccGCAGGTGGCGGCGCAGCCGGGCCTTCCAGAGCGCTGTCATAAA GGCCTGCCCAGAGTGCCGGATCCCCTCCAGCTACTACATCCCCCACAAATACTGGATCTCAGATgtggctgagaaggagaagctCATCAGAGCCTTCAAGGCACGGACAGG GAAAATCAGGTGCAAATTCTTCCTGCGTGGCTACTGCCCTTTCAGATCAGAGTGCATCTACCTGCacgagctgcctgccagctggcTGCGGCGGCACAGGCAGCGCCAGCTGAGGATGCCCACG GTGTTCATCCCTTCTTCCTCGGAGAGCTCTGacgaggaggatgaggagctcTGCACGCTCGAGTGggctctcaccctggccatgcTGGAGACAGAATTTCCCCACTCGATTTATGGCCGTGAGATGCTTCTCATTGACTTCAGCGATTCCGACTGA
- the PPARD gene encoding peroxisome proliferator-activated receptor delta isoform X2 translates to MEQLQEEVPEVKEEEEEEAVMVASGASDPTGGPDSSLPSSSYTDLSQSSSPSLSDQLQMGCEEAALGALNVECRVCGDKASGFHYGVHACEGCKGFFRRTIRMKLEYEKCERSCKIQKKNRNKCQYCRFQKCLSLGMSHNAIRFGRMPEAEKRKLVAGLTASEIGCQNPQVADLKAFSKHIYNAYLKNFNMTKKKARGILTGKASSTPPFVIHDMDTLWQAEKGLVWKQLVNGIPPYKEIGVHVFYRCQCTTVETVRELTEFAKSIPSFVGLYLNDQVTLLKYGVHEAIFAMLASIMNKDGLLVANGNGFVTREFLRSLRKPFSEIMEPKFEFAVKFNALELDDSDLSLFVAAIILCGDRPGLMNVKQVEEIQDNILRALEFHLQSNHPDAQYLFPKLLQKMADLRQLVTEHAQLVQKIKKTETETSLHPLLQEIYKDMY, encoded by the exons ATGGAACAACTACAGGAGGAAGTACCTGAGgtcaaggaagaggaagaggaagaggcagTGATGGTAGCAAGTGGAGCCTCAGACCCAACTGGAGGACCAGACAGCTCGCTGCCTTCGAGCAGCTACACAG aCCTGTCACAGAGCTCCTCTCCCTCGCTGTCGGACCAGCTGCAGATGGGCTGCGAGGAGGCGGCGCTGGGAGCGCTGAACGTGGAGTGCAGGGTCTGTGGGGACAAAGCCTCGGGCTTCCACTACGGCGTGCATGCCTGTGAGGGCTGCAAG ggtTTCTTCCGCCGGACGATCCGCATGAAGCTGGAGTACGAGAAGTGTGAGAGGAGCTGCAAGATTCAGAAGAAGAACAGAAACAAGTGCCAGTACTGCCGCTTCCAGAAATGCCTCTCTCTGGGCATGTCACACAATG CAATCCGCTTTGGGCGCATGCCAGAGGCAGAGAAGAGGAAGCTGGTGGCAGGGCTGACAGCGAGCGAGATCGGCTGCCAGAACCCACAGGTGGCTGACCTGAAAGCTTTCTCCAAGCACATCTACAACGCCTACCTGAAGAATTTCAACATGACCAAAAAGAAGGCAAGAGGTATCCTGACCGGCAaggccagcagcacccca CCTTTTGTGATCCATGACATGGACACCTTGTGGCAGGCAGAGAAGGGGCTGGTGTGGAAGCAGCTGGTGAACGGCATCCCCCCCTACAAGGAGATCGGGGTGCACGTCTTCTACCGCTGCCAGTGCACCACGGTGGAGACCGTGCGGGAGCTCACCGAGTTCGCCAAGAGCATCCCCAGCTTCGTCGGCCTCTACCTGAACGACCAAGTGACTCTGCTCAAGTACGGGGTGCACGAGGCCATCTTTGCCATGCTGGCCTCCATCATGAACAAGGACGGGCTGCTGGTGGCCAACGGGAACGGCTTTGTGACCCGCGAGTTCCTGCGCAGCCTGCGCAAGCCCTTCAGTGAGATCATGGAGCCCAAATTTGAGTTTGCTGTGAAGTTCAACGCGCTGGAGCTGGATGACAGTGACCTGTCCCTGTTTGTGGCTGCCATCATCCTGTGTGGAG ACCGCCCTGGCCTGATGAACGTGAAGCAGGTGGAGGAGATCCAAGACAACATCCTGAGAGCGCTGGAGTTCCACCTGCAGTCCAACCACCCGGATGCCCAGTACCTCTTCCCCAAGCTGCTGCAGAAGATGGCTGACCTGCGACAGCTGGTGACAGAGCACGCCCAGCTGGTGCAGAAGATCAagaagacagagacagagacatCTCTGCACCCACTTCTGCAGGAGATCTACAAGGACATGTACTAA
- the PPARD gene encoding peroxisome proliferator-activated receptor delta isoform X1, whose amino-acid sequence MEQLQEEVPEVKEEEEEEAVMVASGASDPTGGPDSSLPSSSYTDLSQSSSPSLSDQLQMGCEEAALGALNVECRVCGDKASGFHYGVHACEGCKGFFRRTIRMKLEYEKCERSCKIQKKNRNKCQYCRFQKCLSLGMSHNAIRFGRMPEAEKRKLVAGLTASEIGCQNPQVADLKAFSKHIYNAYLKNFNMTKKKARGILTGKASSTPQPFVIHDMDTLWQAEKGLVWKQLVNGIPPYKEIGVHVFYRCQCTTVETVRELTEFAKSIPSFVGLYLNDQVTLLKYGVHEAIFAMLASIMNKDGLLVANGNGFVTREFLRSLRKPFSEIMEPKFEFAVKFNALELDDSDLSLFVAAIILCGDRPGLMNVKQVEEIQDNILRALEFHLQSNHPDAQYLFPKLLQKMADLRQLVTEHAQLVQKIKKTETETSLHPLLQEIYKDMY is encoded by the exons ATGGAACAACTACAGGAGGAAGTACCTGAGgtcaaggaagaggaagaggaagaggcagTGATGGTAGCAAGTGGAGCCTCAGACCCAACTGGAGGACCAGACAGCTCGCTGCCTTCGAGCAGCTACACAG aCCTGTCACAGAGCTCCTCTCCCTCGCTGTCGGACCAGCTGCAGATGGGCTGCGAGGAGGCGGCGCTGGGAGCGCTGAACGTGGAGTGCAGGGTCTGTGGGGACAAAGCCTCGGGCTTCCACTACGGCGTGCATGCCTGTGAGGGCTGCAAG ggtTTCTTCCGCCGGACGATCCGCATGAAGCTGGAGTACGAGAAGTGTGAGAGGAGCTGCAAGATTCAGAAGAAGAACAGAAACAAGTGCCAGTACTGCCGCTTCCAGAAATGCCTCTCTCTGGGCATGTCACACAATG CAATCCGCTTTGGGCGCATGCCAGAGGCAGAGAAGAGGAAGCTGGTGGCAGGGCTGACAGCGAGCGAGATCGGCTGCCAGAACCCACAGGTGGCTGACCTGAAAGCTTTCTCCAAGCACATCTACAACGCCTACCTGAAGAATTTCAACATGACCAAAAAGAAGGCAAGAGGTATCCTGACCGGCAaggccagcagcacccca CAGCCTTTTGTGATCCATGACATGGACACCTTGTGGCAGGCAGAGAAGGGGCTGGTGTGGAAGCAGCTGGTGAACGGCATCCCCCCCTACAAGGAGATCGGGGTGCACGTCTTCTACCGCTGCCAGTGCACCACGGTGGAGACCGTGCGGGAGCTCACCGAGTTCGCCAAGAGCATCCCCAGCTTCGTCGGCCTCTACCTGAACGACCAAGTGACTCTGCTCAAGTACGGGGTGCACGAGGCCATCTTTGCCATGCTGGCCTCCATCATGAACAAGGACGGGCTGCTGGTGGCCAACGGGAACGGCTTTGTGACCCGCGAGTTCCTGCGCAGCCTGCGCAAGCCCTTCAGTGAGATCATGGAGCCCAAATTTGAGTTTGCTGTGAAGTTCAACGCGCTGGAGCTGGATGACAGTGACCTGTCCCTGTTTGTGGCTGCCATCATCCTGTGTGGAG ACCGCCCTGGCCTGATGAACGTGAAGCAGGTGGAGGAGATCCAAGACAACATCCTGAGAGCGCTGGAGTTCCACCTGCAGTCCAACCACCCGGATGCCCAGTACCTCTTCCCCAAGCTGCTGCAGAAGATGGCTGACCTGCGACAGCTGGTGACAGAGCACGCCCAGCTGGTGCAGAAGATCAagaagacagagacagagacatCTCTGCACCCACTTCTGCAGGAGATCTACAAGGACATGTACTAA